The genomic interval GGCTCCCAAGCCGAACGCAACTATATAGCAGACTCCGATCAAACCCAAACCCAGTGCTTAAGCTGCGATTATTTGTTAGTGACCTGCGCTCAAAGCGGAAAAGTTGTAGAAGCCTATAGCCCTGGCGTATTTTGCCACCGCTAGTCAACCTGTAAAGCCTATTCCCATCGGGGAGTTGACCCGTTGAAACCCTGAAAAACTTGTTGATGACATGCACGTTCCGAGTCTAGGGGCAAACTGAGATTTGCCCCTCATTTAATCTGGGAAATTGCGATCTTAACCTGCGATCGCGCGCAGCCCTAACCGCCCTCAACACCTTGCTATAAACGTTGATTAGCCCGCAATTGTCCGCAAGCTGCATCCGCTTCTAACCCGCGCGAATAGCGCACGCTAACGGCAATTCGATGCGCTTCTAAAATCTTCACAAACTCCTGAATGCGCTCTCGGCTAGGTCGCTGATAATCCGCTTCTCCAATGGGATTATACGGAATCAAATTCACATGAGTTTGAAACCCGCGCAAACGATCTGCCAACTCCTCAGCGTGTTCGGGTAAATCATTTAAACCCGCCAACAAAATGTACTCAAACGTCATGCGCCGCTTCGTGAGTTGAACATACTCCCGACATTCCGCCAGTAAATCCGTCAAGGGATAGCGTAACGCGCTAGGAATCAACTGTTCTCTAAGCGCTTGATTAGAAGCGTGCAAGCTCACCGCCAGCGTAATTTGTAACTGATGCTGGGCTAAATCGCGAATTCGTCCGCCAATTCCCACCGTCGAGAGCGTTATCCCGCGCTGGCTAATCCCCACATCTTGGTTCAAACAGCGAATCGCCGCCAACACCCGATCCGCATTCAACAGCGGTTCCCCCATCCCCATAAACACAATATGGCTTACCCGTCGCTGAAAATCTTCTTGAACCGTCAACACCTGATCGACAATTTCATGGGTTTGCAGATTTCGCTTAAACCCTCCCTTCCCCGTGGCGCAGAAATCGCACCCCATCGGACAACCCACCTGAGAAGAAACACATACCGTTAAACGCTTATCTGTGGGGATACCCACCGCCTCAATAATTTGACCGTCTGCTAGCCGTAAAAGGTACTTCACCGTTCCATCGGGAGCTTGAGCGCGATAAGCAATGGTAGAACGTCCGATATTCGTCTCCCTCATGGTTTCGCGCCACTGCTTGGGGAACACCGAAATTTCGCTAAACTGGCGCGCTCCTTGCTGGTAAATCCATTGGTGCAGTTGGCGTCCCCGATAAGCCGGTTGGCCGCATTGTTGCACCCACTCCGTTAACTCGCTTAAGGATTTCCCCAACAAAGCCGAAGCTGTATCGCAGGAGGGAATTACATCTGGGGAAGTTTGAGAAACAATAGGCGTATTAATCATAGGTACCTTGTTAACTGAAAAACAGTGGGTTGAGACTGAACTAACGGTATTCTGATGAGCGTTGAGAGTATGTCACCCTGGTAATAGTCTCTCGGCTATTGGTGGCTCCACGAGAAAAAAGATGATATTGAATCCTCATTTTTGGCATTTAGCCTTTCAGTTTGCCTCTCCCGGACCCATTTTGGTTGAAGTGGGGCCCATTGCAATCCGTTGGTATGGTTTGCTGATCGCAACAGCGGTGCTAGTTGGGGTATTTTTGTCCCAATACTTGGCCCAACGTCGCAATGTCAATCCTGAGTTCATTGGCGATTTAGCCATTTGGCTGGTGGTGGCTGCAATTCCTGGCGCTCGACTCTACTATGTTTTGTTTGAGTGGGATAATTATGTTAACAATCCCGCTCAGATTTTTGCGATTTGGCGCGGTGGGATTGCAATTCATGGGGCGATTATTGCAGGCGCGATCGCAACTTTAATCTTTGCCCGCTTACAAAAAGTCCCGTTCTGGCAACTGGCCGATCTGGTCGCGCCTTCGTTGATTTTAGGCCAAGCGATTGGACGGTGGGGCAACTTTTTCAACTCAGAAGCCTTTGGGGCCCCCACTGATTTACCCTGGAAACTCTATATTCCCCTAGCGCGGCGTCCCCCAGACTTGGCGAACTTCGAGTATTTTCATCCTACCTTTCTCTATGAGTCGCTGTGGAATCTGGCAATCTTTGCGCTGTTGCTGCTCTTGTTTCTGCGAGGGTTAAAGGGCAAACCGCACCTCAAACTCGGTACCATTTTTCTGCTTTACTTAATTGGCTATAGCCTGGGACGCTTCTGGATTGAAGGGTTGCGTACCGATAGTTTAATGTTAGGCCCCTTGCGGATTGCTCAATTGGTGAGCTTAGGCGCGATCGCGATCGGGTTAGCGGGGTTAGGGTGGTTATATCTGCTGCGTCGTCCCTTACCGGATGTTGTCTCCCATCGAGAGACAGATGCAGGTTCCACCTTGCAATCGAGTCATTCTCGGTCAAAATAAAGAAGCCCTGGAGTTAGCCTCCAGGGTATGGATCAGGGTGCATCTACCAATCATTTCTTCTAAGGGAGTTAGGTGCATCCGGAAAACTTCAATCAAGACGGGTAACGATTTTCAATGGGACCAAATTGCGAAAGCCTCGGACAAGATATCTCGCCTTCTTCAAACCCACTTCAGCCTGCGGTGTATATTGTGGGAGCAGGCCCCGGCGATCCTGACTTGCTGACGGTTAAAGCCCAGAAACTCTTAGCCCAAGCCGATACCATCTTATACGCCGACTCCCTCGTCCCCCGGCAAATCTTACAGGGAATTCGCCCCGATGCCGAACGAATTCGCACCGGAAATCTAACCTTAGAAAACATTCTCCCTCTGATGATCGAACGCGTCCAGCAAGGGCGTTCTGTCGTCCGCCTCCATTCTGGAGATCCCAGTCTCTATAGTGCTATTTTCGAGCAAATGCAAGCGCTGGCTGCCGCGAATATCCCATTTGAAATTATTCCAGGCATTAGTGCCTTTCAACTGGCTGCGGCTAAACTGAATGTTGAATTAACCGTTCCCGATCTCGTCCAGACGATCATCTTAACTCGGATTAGCGGTCGTGCCTCCGCCGTACCCGACACAGAAGAACTCGCCTCCCTTGCCGCCCATCAAGCCAGTTTATGCTTATATTTAAGCGCCCGTCATGTTGCTACGGCCCAAGCTAAATTGATGCAGCACTATCCGGCTGAAACCTCCGTAGCCATTTGTTTTCGTCTAGGATGGCCGGATGAAAAAATTCGGATTGTCCCTCTCACCGAAATGGCACAGGTGACAGAAGCGGAAAATTTATATCGCACCACGCTCTACATTATCAGTCCGGCTTTAGACCCTCATTTATCTTCTCGTTCTCGTCTTTATCATCCCGAACATACTCATCTGTTTCGCCAAGGCTAAGAAGGGACCTTGCTCAAGCTTAATCAAAAACAAAAACCCCCAATCTAATGATTGGGAGCCTTAACTGTCAACATCCAGCTTTTGGAGATTCTAGTAAAGCAGGTTACCGTTTCTAAACCCGAAGATTCCTCACCCCTTGGGTATAACCCTCTCGATAGAAGTGTTAAAATCAAGCGGACAAAAGCTAGCCTTATCAACGCTCAAAGCCTTGCTATAAGCTTATTTGAGCAGCGATTTTAAGTGCGTTCGATCGGCTCGAACAAGAAACAAGATTTTCGCAAAAACTGATAAATTAGGATCATTTGCTAGACTCAAGCTATGCTCGTCGATCCCACCCCCCGATATCAACACCTTCACCAAATTGCTGTCAGCGCTACTCAAATGCGCGAAATCGAAGATCGACTCTTTGATTCCGGTATGCCTGTGGCCGCTTTAATGGAAAAAGTGGCGCTTTTAATTGTGCGTCGCTTAAAAGAACAGATATTGACTCAATTCGCATTCAAGTCTGGGGCAAAAATTGGAGTTTTGGTCGGGCCGGGAAATAATGGAGGCGATGCTTTAGTTGTTGCCAGAGAACTGCATTTTCAAGGATACGATCTCTGTTTATATCATCCGCTGAATCAATTTAAAGAATTACCTCAGCAACACTTTAACTATGCAAGGGCTTTAGGAATTGCTGAGTTGGAATCCGTTGAGGCTTTCTCAGAGTGCGATCTGATTATTGATGGCTTATTTGGTTTTGGTTTAGAACGAGAAATTTCAGGCAATTTAGCACAGTTAGTTGAGACGCTCAATGACTGGGAAAAACCCATCGTCAGTATTGATATTCCATCGGGAATTCATACCGATACAGGGGAAGTCTTAGGAACCGCCATTCGAGCCACTCATACCTTCTGTTTGGGTTTATGGAAACTGGCATTTCTTCAGGATGCTGCTTTAGCCCATATTGGCAAAGCCGAATTAATTGATTTTGATATCCCTTGGGCAGATATTGAGGCAGTTTTAGGCAAACATCCGCGCCTGCATCGAGTCACCGCCGCCACTGTTAAGGCAAATCTGCCGCTACCGCGTCCCCCCGTAACGCATAAGTATAGAGAGGGGCACTTATTAGTGGTTTGCGGTTCCAGGAAATATGCAGGCGGGGCAATTCTAACGGGTTTAGGGGCGCGGGGAAGCGGCGTGGGGATGCTCTCAATTGCAGTTCCCGAATCTCTTAAACCAATGGTTGTCGCTCAGTTACCGGAAGCCCTCACCATTGGCTGTCCCGAAACCGCAGAAGGGGCGATCGCGCAATTGCCAAAAAGGGTTCAGCTAGAATCTTATAATGCGATCGCTCTCGGTCCTGGTTTAACCCCAGAAGTCCCTTCCCTCGTCGAAACCCTGCTAGATACCGAGACTCCCCTCGTCATCGATGCCGATGGCTTAAATATTCTCGCCCAACTCAACCCAATAGCAGCCCTCGCCAAACGTCGCGCCATCAGCGTCTTAACGCCTCATGCCGGGGAGTTTAAGCGATTATTCCCCGAAATCAAAGGCGATCGCCTCAGTGCCGTCACCACCGCCGCCCAACAGAGCAACGCCATTATTTTACTCAAAGGCAGCCGAACGGCGATCGCCCATCCTAACGGCTCCGTGTGGGTGATTCCCGAAAGTACCCCCGCCCTCGCCAGAGGAGGAAGCGGCGACGTACTCACCGGACTCTTAGGCGGACTCTTAGCCCAAGCCCAAACCCGCGAACTCCCCTTAGAAAATACCTTAGCCACCGCTGCCTGGTGGCACGCCCAAGCCGGAATTCTAGCCGCTCAAGAGCGAACCGAACTCGGCGTTGATGCCTACACTCTCAGCCAATATCTGATTCCAGCCCTCTGTAAACTTTGAACCCAGCATCCTATAAGCCTGTCCTCGTCGTTTTGAACAAGGGGGATTTCCTTCCACAGGTAGATTATTTACGGGTATCGAGTGCAATATTCTTCCACCTAGAGAAAGATGTTAGCCTCATACCATAGGGAGAAAAACCCAATGGGGAGTCAACTTGAGTGTTAGATAAAGATAAGGGAATGCCGCCAGTCAAGAGGTTTACGATAGATCGCGATATAAAAATACAAGTAGGCTCGCATCACTGGTCATCAGCATCTCTGGATAATAGCGAAGCGAATTCGCCAAGCCTCAAAAATACCTTAAGCATCCTGCTCAACTCCCCGTGTCCCATGTTGATGGTTTGGGGCAGCGATCGCTTGCTCTTCTACAACGAAGCCCTTTGCAACCTCCTGGGAGAACACCTGTTGATGCCCTTGGGGCAATCTCTAAACGCCTATCCAACCCCCATAGGAGAAGCAATTCACCCGGATATCGAACAAGTTTTGATCGCTGGGCAACCCCACCACAGAGAAGATTGCTGCTTCCTTATCAGTCATTTCACCGCATCCTATAGTCCGCTTTGGGATGAGAGCGATCGCCTAATTGGCGTTTTTGCCACCCTCACTAGCCCTGCATCCCCCACCCTTTCCGAACGCTTCTTTTCGCGACCCGAAGCCAACTTAGAAATCATCCTATCCAGCATCCAAGAACAATTTATCGTCCTGGATTGCAACTGGCGTTACACCTTTATCAATCAACGGGTGGTTGAAGCCACCCATCTGTCCCAAACCGAACTCCTCGGACAGAATATATGGGACTTATTTCCCGACTTACGGGGCAGCGAATTTTACATCCGACTGCACCAAGCCCAAGCGACTCAAACTCAAGATCGGTTTGAATACTTCTATGCCAGCCGCCAGCAATGGTTTGAAAACCGCATTTATCCCTCCGAGATGGGAGTCACCCTGCTCGTCAGCGATATTACCGCTCGCAAACAGGCTGAGGCGGCTTTATCGCGCAGCGAAGCCCGATTTCGGCGAATTTTTGAATGTAATGCCATTGGCATGGGAGTTTGGACCCGTTCCGGAGCGATTACTGAAGCTAATAACGCCCTGTTACAAATCATTGGCTACACTCAGCAAGAGCTAGAAACGGGACAGATTCGCTGGCCGGATCTGACGCCCCCCGAATATCGCGAACTCGATCGGCTCATGCTAGACAGTATTAACCAGAAGGGCGTAGTCGGCTCTTTTGAGAAAGAATATATTCACAAAGACGGGCATCGCGTGCCCATTCTGGTGGGCGGTGCATCCTTTAACGATACCTCCGACAGCGGTTTTTTCTTTGCCATCGACCTGAGCGATCGCCGCGAGATGGAACGGCGGCTAGCAGCCCAATATGCAGTCGTGCGCGTTTTAGCTGAAGCCACCCATTTTAGCGATGCAGTGCCCGCCATTTTGCAATCCTTATGCGAAACACTCGATTGGCAATTGGGTATTATTTGGAGTATCGATCGCGAAACGAACGTTCTACGCTACGTTAATCACTGGCAAGCACCCCAACTTGACTTACAAGACTTGATCGAAACCAGTCAACGCATGACCTTTGCTCCAGGTATTGGGCTTCCCGGAAGGGTCTGGAGTAGCGGCCAGCCCTTGATGCTTGATGCGCGCGCAGATTCTCCACCCCACGAAAATCGCTTAAAAGCCAGATCCGCAGCACAAGCTCAACTGCGAACTGCTTTTGGATTTCCAATTTTGCTCGGCGATGAACGCTTAGGGGTGATTGAGTGTTTTAGCGATCGCCTTCTAGAACCCCAAGCAGACCTACTACAGATGATGCTGGCAATGGGGAGCCAAATGGGTCAATTTATGGAACGCAAGCGAGCTGAAGACGCCTTGCGCCGCCGAGAAGAAGAATTGCGCCTCATTACCAATGCAGTCCCGGCTTTAATTTCCTATGTCGATCGCCAACAATGCTATCGCTTCAACAATCGCAGTTACGAGCAATGGTTTGGATGTTCTAGTGCAGAATTTTATGGCACCCCTATCCACCAAATGATGGGTGACGAAGCCTACCAAGGCATTCTCCCCTATGTCGAACAAGCTTTAGCTGGGGAATCGGTGAATTTTGAAACGCAACTCACCTATCCGAGGGCGGGAAAGCGCTATGCCAGCGTGAGCTATACGCCCCATATCAACGATCGCGGCGAGGTTGAGGGGTTCGTTGTATTGGTCAATGATATTAGCGATCGCAAGCAAACCGAACTGGCTTTACGAGAAAGTCGGGCGTTGTTTGAAAGCTTTATGCAACACGTACCCGGTTGTGCGTATATTAAAGACGAACAGGGACGCTATGTCTACGCCAATGCCATCGGGACTCGCTTAACGGGGCGTTCTTTAGAAGAGTTGATTGGTAAAACCGATTTTGAACTGCTCGATGCTGAATACGCTCAACTGTTTCGAGATACGGACTTAGAGGTTTTAAGAACCAATCAGCCTGTAGAACGTCTAGAACGCTTTCTGCATGAGGATGGCGAACATATGTGGATGGCGTTAAAATTTCCCTTTGTGGATGCTTCTGGCCAGCGGTTGATTGCGGGGATGTCTTTTGATGTCACCGATCGCAAACGGGCTGAAGATGCCTTGCAAGAAAGCGAGCGGCGCTACCGAATTTTAGCAGAAGCTATTCCTCAACTGGTTTGGATTACGACTTCTGAGGGGCCAACTGAATATATCAATCAAAAGTTTTGCGACTATACGGGTTTGGATCTCGAACAGATGCAGCAGTTGGGCTGGCAATCTATCGTTCACCCAGAAGACTGGCCAATTGAAAGAGAACGATGGCAAGCAGCCACTGAAAATAGTACCTTCTACGAGGCTCAATACCGCATTAGACAAGCTCATGGCAGCTATCGCTGGTTTTTGGTGCGGGGCATTCCGCTGAAAAACGACCAACAGCAGGCGGTGAGGTGGTTTGGGACTTGTACCGATATTGAGCAACAAAAGCAGCTAGAAGCCGAACGCGGGCAGTTATTGCAACAAGAACAAGCAGCGCGGGCGGAGGCGGAAGCGGCAAATCGGATTAAGGATGAGTTTTTAGCCGTGCTATCCCATGAGTTGCGATCGCCACTCAACCCCATTTTAGGTTGGGCGCAGTTATTGCGATCGCGCCAATGCGATGAGTCTACGCTAAATCGAGCGCTAGAGACGATTGAACGCAATGCCAGACTGCAAGCCCAATTGATTGAAGACTTGCTGGATGTTTCTCGGATCTTGCGGGGAAAAATGAGCTTGCAGATTACCCCAGTGCCTCTCGCCAGCGCGGTTGAAGCGGCCATTGAAACGGTACGCTTGGCCGCAGAATCTA from Desertifilum tharense IPPAS B-1220 carries:
- a CDS encoding PAS domain S-box protein, whose protein sequence is MLMVWGSDRLLFYNEALCNLLGEHLLMPLGQSLNAYPTPIGEAIHPDIEQVLIAGQPHHREDCCFLISHFTASYSPLWDESDRLIGVFATLTSPASPTLSERFFSRPEANLEIILSSIQEQFIVLDCNWRYTFINQRVVEATHLSQTELLGQNIWDLFPDLRGSEFYIRLHQAQATQTQDRFEYFYASRQQWFENRIYPSEMGVTLLVSDITARKQAEAALSRSEARFRRIFECNAIGMGVWTRSGAITEANNALLQIIGYTQQELETGQIRWPDLTPPEYRELDRLMLDSINQKGVVGSFEKEYIHKDGHRVPILVGGASFNDTSDSGFFFAIDLSDRREMERRLAAQYAVVRVLAEATHFSDAVPAILQSLCETLDWQLGIIWSIDRETNVLRYVNHWQAPQLDLQDLIETSQRMTFAPGIGLPGRVWSSGQPLMLDARADSPPHENRLKARSAAQAQLRTAFGFPILLGDERLGVIECFSDRLLEPQADLLQMMLAMGSQMGQFMERKRAEDALRRREEELRLITNAVPALISYVDRQQCYRFNNRSYEQWFGCSSAEFYGTPIHQMMGDEAYQGILPYVEQALAGESVNFETQLTYPRAGKRYASVSYTPHINDRGEVEGFVVLVNDISDRKQTELALRESRALFESFMQHVPGCAYIKDEQGRYVYANAIGTRLTGRSLEELIGKTDFELLDAEYAQLFRDTDLEVLRTNQPVERLERFLHEDGEHMWMALKFPFVDASGQRLIAGMSFDVTDRKRAEDALQESERRYRILAEAIPQLVWITTSEGPTEYINQKFCDYTGLDLEQMQQLGWQSIVHPEDWPIERERWQAATENSTFYEAQYRIRQAHGSYRWFLVRGIPLKNDQQQAVRWFGTCTDIEQQKQLEAERGQLLQQEQAARAEAEAANRIKDEFLAVLSHELRSPLNPILGWAQLLRSRQCDESTLNRALETIERNARLQAQLIEDLLDVSRILRGKMSLQITPVPLASAVEAAIETVRLAAESKGIQIDYRCQPVEPIIGDAGRLQQAVWNLLANAVKFTPPGGRIEITLEQIDGHAQIQVKDTGIGIQPSFLPHVFEYFRQADGTTTRKFGGLGLGLAIVRHVVELHGGVVQAESLGEHQGSIFTLSLPLPQPSSRGLRAEENVASVPQEAISLEGIEILVVDDDPDTREFIAFILREAGANVTEVASAIAALSALCHKQPHILISDIGMPDMDGYALMRQVRSRSVPQEAQIQAIALTAYAGERNQQAALAAGFQAHLAKPVDPTQLIATVAQFAS
- a CDS encoding bifunctional ADP-dependent NAD(P)H-hydrate dehydratase/NAD(P)H-hydrate epimerase, which codes for MLVDPTPRYQHLHQIAVSATQMREIEDRLFDSGMPVAALMEKVALLIVRRLKEQILTQFAFKSGAKIGVLVGPGNNGGDALVVARELHFQGYDLCLYHPLNQFKELPQQHFNYARALGIAELESVEAFSECDLIIDGLFGFGLEREISGNLAQLVETLNDWEKPIVSIDIPSGIHTDTGEVLGTAIRATHTFCLGLWKLAFLQDAALAHIGKAELIDFDIPWADIEAVLGKHPRLHRVTAATVKANLPLPRPPVTHKYREGHLLVVCGSRKYAGGAILTGLGARGSGVGMLSIAVPESLKPMVVAQLPEALTIGCPETAEGAIAQLPKRVQLESYNAIALGPGLTPEVPSLVETLLDTETPLVIDADGLNILAQLNPIAALAKRRAISVLTPHAGEFKRLFPEIKGDRLSAVTTAAQQSNAIILLKGSRTAIAHPNGSVWVIPESTPALARGGSGDVLTGLLGGLLAQAQTRELPLENTLATAAWWHAQAGILAAQERTELGVDAYTLSQYLIPALCKL
- the lgt gene encoding prolipoprotein diacylglyceryl transferase, whose product is MILNPHFWHLAFQFASPGPILVEVGPIAIRWYGLLIATAVLVGVFLSQYLAQRRNVNPEFIGDLAIWLVVAAIPGARLYYVLFEWDNYVNNPAQIFAIWRGGIAIHGAIIAGAIATLIFARLQKVPFWQLADLVAPSLILGQAIGRWGNFFNSEAFGAPTDLPWKLYIPLARRPPDLANFEYFHPTFLYESLWNLAIFALLLLLFLRGLKGKPHLKLGTIFLLYLIGYSLGRFWIEGLRTDSLMLGPLRIAQLVSLGAIAIGLAGLGWLYLLRRPLPDVVSHRETDAGSTLQSSHSRSK
- the cobM gene encoding precorrin-4 C(11)-methyltransferase — protein: MGPNCESLGQDISPSSNPLQPAVYIVGAGPGDPDLLTVKAQKLLAQADTILYADSLVPRQILQGIRPDAERIRTGNLTLENILPLMIERVQQGRSVVRLHSGDPSLYSAIFEQMQALAAANIPFEIIPGISAFQLAAAKLNVELTVPDLVQTIILTRISGRASAVPDTEELASLAAHQASLCLYLSARHVATAQAKLMQHYPAETSVAICFRLGWPDEKIRIVPLTEMAQVTEAENLYRTTLYIISPALDPHLSSRSRLYHPEHTHLFRQG
- a CDS encoding replication restart DNA helicase PriA, whose product is MQLSQVVCCPNCGSQAERNYIADSDQTQTQCLSCDYLLVTCAQSGKVVEAYSPGVFCHR
- the rlmN gene encoding 23S rRNA (adenine(2503)-C(2))-methyltransferase RlmN, which codes for MINTPIVSQTSPDVIPSCDTASALLGKSLSELTEWVQQCGQPAYRGRQLHQWIYQQGARQFSEISVFPKQWRETMRETNIGRSTIAYRAQAPDGTVKYLLRLADGQIIEAVGIPTDKRLTVCVSSQVGCPMGCDFCATGKGGFKRNLQTHEIVDQVLTVQEDFQRRVSHIVFMGMGEPLLNADRVLAAIRCLNQDVGISQRGITLSTVGIGGRIRDLAQHQLQITLAVSLHASNQALREQLIPSALRYPLTDLLAECREYVQLTKRRMTFEYILLAGLNDLPEHAEELADRLRGFQTHVNLIPYNPIGEADYQRPSRERIQEFVKILEAHRIAVSVRYSRGLEADAACGQLRANQRL